From a single Clostridia bacterium genomic region:
- the thrS gene encoding threonine--tRNA ligase: MFKVRLADWVPDRVGGEQTLAELAGLALGREAGRVLAASVAGKLYDLGRTVGALPQAEEVAFLTFEDPEGRQVYWHSSAHIMAQAVQRLFPGTKLAIGPAIEEGFYYDFGSPHAFTPADLEAVQAEMERIIASDLPFERREVSPEEARQAFLEREEPYKLELLADLPADEPVSLYRQGEFVDLCRGPHVPSTGKIGTVRLLSVAGAYWRGSETREMLQRIYGISFPESGAMEAYLRRLEEAKRRDHRRLGPQLEIFSLHEEGPGFPFFHWKGMILRQELEDHWRREHRRRGYLEIRTPILLSRELWEQSGHWDHYRENMYFTRIEDRDFCIKPMNCPGAILVYRSRQHSYRELPLRLAELGLVHRHEKSGVLHGLLRVRSFTQDDAHIFLLPSQIKQEILGLLDLIDAFYRHFGFDYFVELSTRPPDAMGSPEVWEEATRALKEALEAKGLGFRVNEGEGAFYGPKIDFHLRDCLGRTWQCGTIQLDFLLPEKFDLTYIGEDGQKHRPAMIHRVVFGSLERFIGILIEHYGGAFPLWLAPVQVKVLPIADRHREWAQKVADRLAEAGARVELDDRNEKIGYKIREAQLEKVPYMLVVGDREAAAGTVSVRHREGGDRGSAALEDFVERFLAEARSGRGDA, from the coding sequence ATGTTCAAGGTGAGACTGGCAGACTGGGTGCCGGACAGAGTGGGCGGCGAGCAAACCCTGGCCGAACTGGCCGGCTTGGCCTTAGGCCGGGAAGCAGGGCGCGTATTGGCCGCCTCGGTGGCGGGCAAACTGTACGATCTGGGTCGGACCGTGGGAGCCCTTCCCCAGGCAGAGGAAGTGGCCTTCCTCACCTTTGAAGACCCGGAGGGCCGTCAGGTGTACTGGCACAGCAGTGCCCACATTATGGCCCAGGCAGTACAACGCCTCTTTCCCGGCACCAAGCTGGCCATCGGCCCGGCCATCGAGGAAGGCTTTTACTATGATTTTGGCTCTCCCCACGCCTTCACCCCGGCAGACCTTGAGGCCGTTCAGGCGGAGATGGAGCGCATTATCGCCTCCGACCTGCCCTTTGAACGCCGGGAGGTGAGTCCGGAAGAGGCACGGCAGGCCTTCCTCGAACGGGAAGAGCCGTATAAGCTGGAGCTGCTGGCGGATCTCCCCGCGGACGAGCCGGTCTCCCTTTACCGGCAGGGCGAATTCGTAGACCTGTGCCGGGGCCCTCACGTCCCCAGCACCGGGAAGATTGGTACGGTAAGGCTCTTGAGCGTGGCCGGCGCCTACTGGCGGGGATCCGAGACCAGGGAAATGTTGCAGCGCATCTACGGGATATCCTTCCCGGAAAGCGGGGCGATGGAAGCCTACCTCCGGCGCCTGGAGGAGGCCAAACGCCGCGATCACCGCCGGCTGGGCCCCCAGCTGGAGATTTTCAGCCTCCACGAAGAAGGTCCGGGCTTTCCCTTCTTCCACTGGAAGGGCATGATCCTGCGCCAGGAACTGGAGGATCACTGGCGGCGGGAGCACCGGCGCCGGGGTTACCTGGAAATCCGTACCCCCATCCTCCTCAGCCGGGAGCTCTGGGAGCAGTCCGGGCATTGGGATCACTATCGGGAGAACATGTACTTCACCCGCATCGAGGACCGGGACTTCTGTATCAAGCCCATGAACTGCCCGGGCGCCATCCTGGTGTATCGCTCCCGCCAGCACAGTTACCGTGAGCTGCCGCTGCGCCTGGCCGAACTGGGGCTGGTTCACCGGCACGAAAAGTCGGGGGTGCTGCACGGCCTGTTGCGGGTGAGGAGCTTCACGCAGGATGATGCCCACATTTTCCTTTTGCCTTCTCAGATCAAGCAAGAAATCCTGGGGCTTCTGGATTTGATCGACGCCTTTTACCGGCATTTCGGTTTCGACTACTTCGTAGAGCTGTCCACCCGACCGCCGGACGCCATGGGCTCGCCCGAGGTATGGGAGGAGGCCACGCGCGCCCTCAAGGAGGCCCTGGAGGCCAAAGGGCTGGGCTTCCGGGTAAACGAAGGGGAAGGGGCCTTCTACGGTCCCAAGATCGACTTTCATCTGCGCGACTGCCTGGGCCGCACCTGGCAGTGCGGAACCATACAGCTCGACTTCCTACTGCCCGAGAAATTTGACCTCACCTATATCGGCGAAGACGGCCAGAAGCACCGGCCGGCCATGATTCACCGGGTGGTATTCGGGAGTCTGGAGAGGTTTATCGGCATTCTTATCGAACATTACGGTGGGGCTTTTCCGCTCTGGCTGGCGCCCGTGCAGGTGAAAGTCCTGCCCATTGCCGACCGTCACCGGGAATGGGCGCAGAAGGTGGCCGATAGGCTGGCGGAAGCCGGAGCCAGGGTAGAGCTGGACGACCGCAACGAGAAAATCGGCTATAAGATCCGCGAGGCGCAGTTGGAAAAGGTGCCCTACATGTTGGTGGTAGGAGACCGGGAGGCGGCCGCCGGAACGGTTAGCGTCCGGCACCGGGAGGGAGGAGACCGGGGTTCGGCAGCGCTGGAGGACTTCGTGGAGCGCTTCCTGGCGGAGGCCAGATCCGGCAGGGGGGACGCCTAA
- a CDS encoding metalloregulator ArsR/SmtB family transcription factor, which produces MNERTLQLQADLLKALAHPTRLRILEYLRSGERCVCEITEQLELEQANVSQHLAVLKRQDLVSSRKDGLRMLYRINYPEIYELLETVKRILHLQARATVAVLEEVG; this is translated from the coding sequence ATTAATGAGCGTACCTTGCAGCTACAGGCCGATCTTCTGAAGGCGCTGGCTCATCCGACGCGTCTACGTATCCTGGAGTACCTCCGCAGTGGTGAGCGCTGCGTCTGCGAGATTACCGAGCAGCTTGAGCTGGAGCAGGCCAACGTGTCGCAGCACCTGGCGGTACTTAAGCGTCAAGACCTGGTGAGCTCGCGTAAGGACGGCTTGCGCATGCTCTACCGCATCAATTACCCAGAGATCTATGAGCTCCTGGAGACCGTCAAACGCATACTTCACCTGCAGGCCCGGGCGACGGTTGCCGTCCTGGAGGAGGTAGGCTAA
- a CDS encoding transposase, giving the protein MRAVRNSILAGIVYQHPSIESLRRELKRNGQLRHLCGIDPVRGEEAVPPAWVYSRFLKKLMARQQLLGAMFNRLVEELTKHLPDFGRVLPVGGKAIASFARGRKRQAGKVVKRDGRHDVDADWGQKTLRRQREDGSTWEKVVRWFGYKLHLVVDATYDLPVAFSLTQASASEVKQAHWLRPNGRATTGYHPKMRIPFRGSGL; this is encoded by the coding sequence GTGCGGGCGGTACGGAACTCCATATTGGCAGGCATAGTTTATCAGCATCCCTCCATAGAGAGCCTCAGGCGGGAGCTAAAACGTAACGGGCAGCTGCGCCATTTATGCGGTATTGATCCTGTCCGGGGAGAAGAAGCGGTACCGCCGGCCTGGGTATACAGCCGGTTCCTAAAGAAACTGATGGCCCGCCAACAGTTACTGGGGGCGATGTTCAACCGGCTGGTAGAAGAACTGACAAAGCACCTTCCCGACTTTGGCCGGGTACTGCCCGTAGGCGGAAAAGCCATAGCCAGCTTTGCCCGAGGCAGAAAGCGTCAAGCCGGCAAAGTGGTTAAGCGTGATGGCCGGCACGATGTGGACGCCGACTGGGGGCAAAAGACCCTGCGGAGGCAAAGAGAAGACGGCAGCACCTGGGAGAAAGTAGTGCGCTGGTTCGGCTATAAACTCCACCTAGTAGTGGATGCCACCTATGACCTGCCGGTAGCCTTTAGTCTCACCCAAGCCTCAGCCAGCGAAGTAAAGCAAGCGCATTGGCTCAGACCAAATGGCCGAGCAACTACCGGCTATCATCCAAAGATGCGAATACCTTTTAGGGGATCGGGGCTATGA
- a CDS encoding Sir2 family NAD-dependent protein deacetylase — protein sequence MAESYGRQVARVAELLRQPGRHWALTGAGISTESGIPDYRSPGTGLWKKMEPTRVASVEALERDPVFFYRMNLPRWARIQEARPNSGHLALAELERAGFIQGVVTQNVDGLHLKAGSRRVYEVHGHLRTGHCLGCGRSFPFEEMWSQFERGSLPPRCGCGGMIRPDVVLFGDRMSEDYYAAERELANCDLLLVVGTSLQVYPVASLPRYARKLVIINLMPTPYDGEAEVVIRQPIGKAMADLLQALEV from the coding sequence ATGGCCGAGAGTTACGGGCGGCAAGTAGCACGGGTGGCGGAGTTACTGCGGCAGCCGGGGCGGCATTGGGCGCTTACGGGGGCAGGGATCAGCACGGAAAGCGGCATTCCTGACTACCGCAGTCCGGGTACCGGCTTATGGAAAAAGATGGAGCCCACTCGGGTGGCCAGCGTGGAGGCCCTGGAGCGGGATCCGGTTTTCTTCTACCGCATGAACCTGCCGCGGTGGGCCAGGATTCAGGAGGCCCGGCCCAACTCCGGCCACCTGGCCCTGGCCGAACTGGAAAGAGCCGGCTTTATCCAGGGGGTGGTAACCCAGAACGTGGACGGCCTGCACCTTAAGGCCGGCTCCCGCCGCGTATACGAGGTGCACGGCCACCTGCGGACCGGGCACTGCCTGGGCTGCGGTCGTTCTTTCCCCTTCGAAGAGATGTGGAGCCAGTTCGAGCGGGGTAGCCTTCCCCCGCGTTGCGGCTGTGGGGGCATGATCCGGCCGGACGTGGTGCTTTTCGGAGACCGGATGAGCGAGGACTACTACGCCGCCGAGCGAGAGCTGGCCAACTGCGACCTGCTCCTGGTGGTGGGTACCAGTCTTCAGGTGTATCCCGTGGCAAGCCTGCCTCGGTATGCCCGGAAGCTGGTGATTATCAACCTCATGCCCACCCCTTACGACGGGGAGGCGGAGGTGGTTATCCGGCAGCCCATCGGCAAGGCCATGGCCGATCTCTTGCAGGCGCTGGAGGTGTAG
- a CDS encoding C-GCAxxG-C-C family protein, which yields MENKTDGSPGTPRSVNLVVNGKEVTDVGRPAWREKEVVAAVRPVAEALGATVAWDESAQTMSVVSPPAGSLPPRPWPYRALDPEVVRERGYNECQRLNNCMYGAGAALVLTLREAVGYPWTVFPLEVFLYGAGGVAGLGMICGALNASGLVMSLVMDPTTLPPACFGPIRELVTWYSTTPLPTDKHEAYCRFKKQKATVAGSPLCSMSLFNWGMATMEPIFGDPQRDRCSKLVGDTAAKAAELLNAALLNGR from the coding sequence GTGGAAAACAAGACGGATGGATCTCCTGGTACCCCGCGGTCAGTGAACTTGGTAGTCAACGGAAAAGAAGTTACCGATGTGGGCCGGCCGGCGTGGCGGGAGAAGGAGGTGGTAGCTGCGGTTAGGCCGGTGGCCGAAGCGCTGGGGGCAACCGTGGCCTGGGACGAAAGCGCCCAGACCATGAGCGTGGTGAGCCCCCCCGCGGGCTCACTACCTCCTCGACCGTGGCCGTACCGGGCGTTAGACCCGGAGGTGGTTCGGGAGCGGGGCTACAACGAGTGTCAGCGTCTCAACAATTGCATGTATGGCGCGGGTGCGGCGCTGGTGCTGACCCTGCGGGAAGCAGTGGGCTATCCCTGGACCGTCTTTCCCTTGGAGGTATTTCTCTACGGTGCCGGCGGAGTGGCGGGCCTGGGGATGATCTGCGGGGCGCTGAACGCCTCGGGGTTGGTCATGAGTTTGGTAATGGATCCCACTACGCTGCCGCCCGCCTGTTTTGGCCCGATAAGGGAGCTGGTAACCTGGTATTCCACCACTCCCCTACCCACCGATAAGCATGAAGCCTATTGCCGTTTCAAGAAACAAAAAGCTACCGTAGCGGGTTCCCCATTATGTAGTATGTCCCTCTTTAATTGGGGTATGGCCACCATGGAACCGATTTTTGGGGACCCCCAAAGGGACCGCTGTAGCAAGCTGGTGGGAGACACCGCCGCCAAAGCGGCGGAGCTTCTTAACGCCGCGTTGCTTAACGGGCGGTAA
- a CDS encoding permease, with translation MSEILMAGLLALKDYVATHVLTCLVPAFLLAGAMVTFINRQTILTYLGERASKLKSFSLASVSSFFLAACSCTVIPVSSGLYYSGAGIGVAFIILWLAPACNILALTYTGTVLGGGMALARIAAALPMAFIVGFIMSLCFRPREDADSGPVSGPEREAVIEPKLVVLLVLILLSLLMPNYLVRGGPYLHKVLVWAVFTIIMAAYAYKAVPGEKIRDWLSETWWFVRIIFPLLLAGVFAVGVIGKVLPQEWISQWLGGSGLRASFLATMIGAITYFATMTEAPFVHTLMSLGMGKGPALALLLTGPGLSLPNWIATARVFGVKKALVYVPTIVVLGTFVGWFFGTFIFHG, from the coding sequence ATGTCGGAAATATTGATGGCCGGCCTGCTCGCCCTTAAAGACTACGTGGCTACCCACGTTCTAACCTGCCTGGTTCCGGCCTTCCTTCTCGCCGGCGCCATGGTCACCTTCATCAATCGGCAGACCATACTTACTTACCTCGGAGAGCGGGCCAGCAAGCTAAAATCCTTCTCCCTAGCCTCGGTATCTAGCTTCTTCCTGGCCGCCTGCTCTTGTACGGTCATTCCGGTCTCCAGCGGCCTATATTACAGTGGTGCCGGCATCGGGGTGGCTTTCATAATCCTGTGGTTGGCACCGGCCTGCAACATACTGGCGCTGACCTACACCGGCACCGTACTTGGAGGCGGAATGGCCCTGGCCAGGATTGCCGCCGCCTTGCCTATGGCCTTCATAGTTGGCTTCATAATGAGCCTCTGCTTTAGGCCCAGGGAAGACGCAGATTCCGGGCCGGTTTCCGGACCGGAGAGGGAGGCGGTTATTGAGCCCAAACTGGTTGTCCTGCTGGTTCTTATCCTGCTCTCCCTCCTTATGCCTAACTACTTGGTCCGAGGAGGGCCCTACCTCCACAAGGTACTGGTGTGGGCGGTTTTCACGATAATAATGGCAGCATATGCCTATAAGGCGGTTCCCGGCGAAAAGATCCGGGACTGGCTGAGCGAAACCTGGTGGTTCGTCCGCATCATCTTCCCTCTCTTGTTGGCCGGGGTTTTTGCCGTAGGCGTGATCGGCAAGGTTCTCCCCCAGGAATGGATTAGTCAGTGGCTAGGCGGATCCGGTCTGCGCGCCTCTTTCCTGGCCACCATGATCGGGGCCATAACCTATTTTGCCACCATGACCGAGGCCCCCTTTGTGCACACCCTGATGAGCCTGGGCATGGGTAAGGGCCCCGCGCTCGCCCTCCTGCTTACCGGGCCGGGCTTGAGCCTTCCCAACTGGATAGCCACGGCTAGGGTATTCGGGGTTAAGAAGGCACTGGTGTACGTGCCGACCATTGTGGTTTTGGGCACCTTTGTAGGGTGGTTCTTCGGAACCTTTATCTTCCACGGCTGA
- a CDS encoding TRAP transporter substrate-binding protein, whose amino-acid sequence MIKRGLLLMLTIVIASGLVLAGCSQPSTSTTTTTPAPAEKQEPITLLFATWESPEGGFYVEGIKAFAADLEKKTNGKVKVEFSWAQALGKTPEYYDLTVKGVCDAGFCVPFQAKGVFPMAEIASLPFHFPSAEIATKTAFELYQKGLLDKAFDENVKVLFLIGGMGNPLFTVKKPVTTLADMKGLKVRTSGGAYNDRVSAMGGVPVFIPGSESYLALERGTVGATLEDYGTIRTWKTCELLRYATEPPMGTVILAFLMNKDTYNRLPEDVRSVIDEMARNNEYGLIAAKTFGGLVEKGRQCFLDHGGTIVQWEPAALNELGQRFQPLWSKWIEEREAMGLPARQAVGEMWSLLKQQGVDPPAFGYSLSGQ is encoded by the coding sequence ATGATCAAGCGCGGTTTGTTGCTAATGCTGACAATAGTTATTGCAAGCGGATTGGTGTTAGCGGGGTGCTCCCAGCCGTCTACCTCTACTACTACCACCACCCCTGCGCCGGCCGAGAAGCAAGAACCGATCACCCTGCTTTTTGCCACCTGGGAGTCTCCTGAGGGCGGATTTTACGTCGAGGGCATTAAGGCCTTTGCCGCGGACCTGGAGAAGAAAACCAATGGGAAGGTTAAGGTGGAGTTTTCCTGGGCGCAGGCGCTGGGCAAGACCCCGGAGTATTACGACCTAACGGTGAAGGGAGTTTGTGACGCGGGTTTCTGCGTCCCCTTCCAGGCCAAGGGCGTATTTCCGATGGCGGAAATTGCCAGCCTCCCCTTCCATTTCCCCAGCGCAGAGATAGCCACCAAGACCGCATTTGAGCTTTACCAAAAGGGGCTGCTGGACAAGGCGTTCGACGAGAACGTCAAGGTCCTTTTCCTGATAGGGGGTATGGGCAACCCCTTGTTTACCGTAAAGAAGCCGGTCACCACCCTGGCCGACATGAAGGGCCTGAAGGTCAGGACTTCCGGCGGTGCCTATAACGACCGCGTGAGCGCCATGGGAGGCGTGCCGGTGTTCATCCCCGGCTCGGAGTCCTACCTGGCTCTGGAGAGGGGCACGGTGGGGGCCACGCTCGAGGATTACGGTACCATAAGGACCTGGAAGACCTGTGAGCTGCTCCGCTACGCCACCGAGCCTCCCATGGGCACGGTAATCCTGGCCTTCCTCATGAACAAGGATACTTATAACCGGTTGCCCGAGGACGTGAGGTCGGTAATCGACGAGATGGCCCGGAATAACGAGTACGGGCTCATAGCGGCGAAGACCTTTGGGGGTCTGGTGGAAAAGGGCAGGCAGTGCTTCCTCGACCACGGCGGCACCATTGTCCAGTGGGAGCCGGCCGCCCTGAACGAGTTGGGCCAGAGGTTCCAGCCCCTGTGGAGCAAGTGGATAGAGGAGCGGGAGGCGATGGGCCTGCCGGCCCGGCAGGCGGTGGGTGAGATGTGGTCGCTGCTGAAGCAGCAGGGCGTGGATCCTCCGGCCTTCGGTTACAGTCTTTCGGGCCAGTAA
- a CDS encoding TRAP transporter large permease yields the protein MENLITGIVALIVLLALIFQGVPIGISFAVVGVAGIMLMRGPEVGLYSLGSIPFTWASAQMILPVPLFVLMGYLAFYAGISRDLFVTGHRWMGKYAGGLAMGTMVACAGFAACCGAAPAAAATMGAIAYPEMAKRGYHNRLATGCLAAGAGVSILIPPSVPMIIYGSLSQTSVGHLFIAGVLPGLILTGAYVLTIYVLCRRNPNIGPPSESFTLRERLASLKGVWGMLLLFALVIGGLFVGAFTPTEAGAIGAFGAFLIGLARRRLSLANLLAAAKETVRVTGFVVTLIIGAQIFNTFLDLCRFTSGLSTWISSLGVSPYVILGFVLIIYLLLGMFLDIMAIILLTIPTLAPIMSALGFDLIWFGVIVVLLAMTGFLTPPIGMNAFVVQGVTKVPLEEIFRGVTPFVVVTIAIIVLLIILPQIVLLLPSIAK from the coding sequence TTGGAGAACCTTATAACCGGCATAGTTGCGTTAATAGTGCTTCTAGCTTTGATCTTCCAAGGGGTGCCCATCGGTATCTCCTTTGCCGTGGTCGGTGTGGCCGGAATCATGTTAATGCGGGGGCCGGAGGTGGGATTATACAGTCTGGGGAGCATTCCCTTCACCTGGGCTTCGGCGCAAATGATCCTGCCGGTACCGCTGTTCGTTCTGATGGGTTATTTGGCCTTTTACGCCGGGATTAGCCGCGATCTCTTTGTGACCGGACACCGTTGGATGGGGAAGTACGCCGGAGGGCTGGCCATGGGCACCATGGTGGCCTGTGCGGGTTTCGCCGCCTGCTGCGGGGCGGCGCCGGCGGCCGCAGCCACCATGGGGGCCATCGCCTACCCGGAAATGGCCAAGCGCGGTTACCACAATAGGCTCGCCACCGGGTGCCTGGCGGCCGGGGCCGGCGTATCCATACTTATTCCACCCAGCGTGCCCATGATCATCTACGGTTCTCTTTCCCAAACCTCCGTGGGTCACCTGTTCATCGCCGGCGTTTTGCCGGGCCTTATTTTGACCGGGGCCTACGTCCTGACCATCTACGTTTTGTGTCGGCGCAATCCCAACATCGGCCCACCGAGCGAATCCTTTACCCTCAGGGAGCGACTGGCCTCGCTGAAGGGCGTATGGGGGATGCTCCTGCTTTTCGCCCTGGTGATCGGCGGCCTTTTTGTGGGCGCCTTCACGCCCACGGAGGCCGGCGCCATAGGGGCCTTCGGGGCCTTCCTAATTGGGCTGGCCAGGCGCAGGCTTTCGCTTGCTAATCTGCTGGCTGCAGCCAAGGAAACGGTGCGGGTTACGGGCTTCGTGGTGACCCTGATAATCGGGGCGCAGATATTCAACACCTTTCTTGACCTTTGCCGCTTTACTTCCGGGCTCTCGACGTGGATAAGCTCGCTCGGTGTTTCTCCCTACGTCATCCTAGGTTTCGTATTGATCATATACCTTCTCCTGGGAATGTTTCTGGATATCATGGCCATAATCCTGCTGACCATCCCCACCTTGGCTCCCATCATGTCTGCCCTGGGCTTTGACCTTATATGGTTCGGGGTCATAGTAGTCCTGCTGGCCATGACCGGTTTTCTGACGCCGCCTATAGGGATGAACGCCTTCGTAGTGCAGGGGGTAACCAAGGTGCCCTTAGAGGAGATATTCAGAGGGGTTACGCCCTTCGTGGTGGTGACCATAGCCATCATCGTGCTCCTTATTATCTTACCGCAGATAGTCTTGTTACTTCCGAGCATCGCTAAATAG
- a CDS encoding TRAP transporter small permease: protein MAEEAPNGQGLWRKAEEGLNLGSVALLLIMMFLGAFDVIGRYLFNSPITGAMEWSQMLQVGLVFLALGYVQATDSHVKMEFFLVRYPRNLQKAIIIAGLALTFVVFALMLWQSALIAVADLKQGRLIETVLLPIYPFKFLVPIGSFFVCVECGLQIISKLKPS, encoded by the coding sequence GTGGCAGAAGAGGCCCCGAACGGTCAAGGCCTCTGGAGGAAGGCGGAAGAGGGCCTAAACCTGGGCAGTGTGGCTCTATTGCTAATCATGATGTTTCTGGGTGCCTTCGACGTAATCGGCCGGTACCTTTTCAATAGCCCCATAACCGGAGCGATGGAGTGGAGCCAGATGTTACAGGTGGGGCTGGTCTTCCTGGCCCTGGGCTACGTTCAGGCTACCGACTCCCACGTGAAAATGGAGTTCTTTCTGGTGCGTTATCCCCGGAACCTGCAGAAGGCGATCATCATTGCCGGTCTGGCTCTCACCTTCGTGGTCTTTGCTCTAATGTTGTGGCAGTCCGCGCTTATCGCTGTGGCCGATTTGAAGCAAGGAAGGCTAATCGAGACGGTTTTGCTTCCGATATATCCCTTCAAGTTCCTGGTGCCCATTGGTTCCTTCTTCGTTTGCGTAGAGTGTGGGTTGCAGATAATCTCTAAGCTAAAACCCAGTTAA
- a CDS encoding TRAP transporter substrate-binding protein has product MRGKTWLILVAVLVISVPVLSACGSQPAQQQPSGQAATQEPIKLLFATFESENAGFMVEAVKAFGRDLEQKTNGKVKVEYSYAQALGKIQEYYDLVARGVCDAAFCAPFMVPGVFPLAEMTTLPFKLPSAEIATQAMYEVYKKGYLDEAYNKGVKLLFIAAGQGDPLTTTKKPVRTLQDFKGLKIKVSGGQQNPRVEAMGGVPVFISGAEVYLALERGTVDGQMAGYAPFPQFKWCELTRYATEPGMGAGNWAFFMNEASYNKLPEDVRQVIDEMAANNEYGLIGAKNLDRMAAAGKQCLIDHGAQIIKWEPAALQELSEKNKAVWEKWISEREAKGLPAKKALDEMYRALKQLGVDDPAYGYIPQG; this is encoded by the coding sequence ATGCGAGGAAAAACGTGGCTGATCCTGGTGGCAGTGTTAGTCATCAGTGTACCGGTTCTGAGCGCCTGTGGAAGCCAACCCGCCCAGCAACAGCCTTCGGGCCAGGCGGCAACCCAGGAGCCGATTAAGTTGCTCTTTGCTACCTTTGAGTCGGAGAACGCGGGTTTTATGGTGGAAGCGGTCAAGGCCTTCGGCCGGGACCTGGAGCAGAAGACTAACGGAAAGGTGAAGGTAGAATACTCCTATGCTCAAGCGTTAGGCAAGATCCAGGAGTATTATGATCTTGTGGCGCGCGGTGTGTGCGACGCCGCCTTCTGCGCGCCCTTCATGGTGCCCGGGGTATTTCCACTGGCGGAGATGACCACTCTTCCCTTTAAGCTTCCCTCCGCGGAAATAGCTACGCAGGCCATGTATGAGGTGTACAAGAAAGGGTACTTAGACGAGGCCTATAACAAGGGAGTGAAGCTGCTGTTTATTGCCGCGGGCCAGGGAGACCCGCTGACTACCACCAAGAAGCCCGTGCGTACCCTTCAGGATTTCAAAGGCCTGAAGATCAAGGTTTCCGGCGGGCAGCAGAACCCGCGCGTGGAGGCCATGGGCGGAGTGCCGGTCTTTATTTCCGGTGCCGAGGTCTATCTCGCCTTGGAGCGGGGCACGGTGGACGGGCAGATGGCCGGGTACGCCCCCTTCCCGCAGTTCAAGTGGTGCGAGCTTACCCGCTACGCCACCGAGCCCGGAATGGGCGCCGGGAACTGGGCCTTCTTTATGAACGAAGCCTCTTACAACAAGTTGCCTGAGGATGTCCGCCAGGTAATCGACGAAATGGCGGCCAATAACGAGTACGGCCTCATCGGGGCCAAGAATCTCGACCGGATGGCCGCGGCAGGCAAACAGTGCCTAATCGATCACGGCGCCCAGATAATCAAATGGGAGCCGGCCGCCCTGCAGGAACTGAGCGAGAAGAATAAGGCGGTATGGGAGAAGTGGATCAGCGAGCGCGAGGCCAAAGGCCTGCCGGCCAAGAAGGCGCTAGACGAGATGTATCGGGCCCTGAAGCAACTCGGAGTGGATGATCCCGCCTACGGGTACATTCCGCAAGGCTGA
- a CDS encoding thioredoxin family protein, which translates to MTAIKVEAFLGANEASAEVERLLQEVTAEFGEQVELVVYREPNELFDEYSLTLTPAIVVDEMVKIEGFCPSRETVAAAIRNLLV; encoded by the coding sequence GTGACCGCGATCAAGGTTGAGGCCTTTCTGGGGGCTAATGAAGCCTCGGCGGAGGTGGAGCGGCTTTTACAAGAAGTTACGGCTGAATTTGGTGAACAGGTTGAGCTAGTGGTTTACCGCGAACCGAATGAACTGTTTGATGAGTACAGCCTCACCCTAACGCCGGCCATAGTGGTAGATGAGATGGTTAAGATCGAGGGCTTTTGCCCTAGTAGGGAAACGGTAGCGGCTGCAATTCGCAACCTGTTGGTATAG
- a CDS encoding thioredoxin family protein: MIPKVEFFSGDPPCQDCLKAFTLADEYAAERQGRVEVIKLFGAEAMEKFRAYNLSCTPAIVIEGRLKIEGICPSRETLDRAVREVQR, from the coding sequence GTGATACCTAAGGTGGAATTCTTTAGCGGGGACCCGCCATGCCAGGACTGCCTGAAGGCCTTCACGCTGGCGGACGAATACGCCGCCGAGCGCCAGGGACGGGTAGAAGTAATTAAACTCTTTGGCGCCGAGGCGATGGAGAAGTTCCGAGCCTACAACCTGTCCTGTACCCCGGCCATCGTCATTGAAGGAAGACTGAAAATTGAGGGGATATGCCCTAGTCGAGAGACCCTAGATCGAGCAGTAAGGGAGGTACAGAGGTGA
- a CDS encoding thioredoxin family protein has protein sequence MVTIKIIGPTPPCSKCKEVEKRAKKVAQKYEGKIEVLKLDAVSPEGRKYGALITPAVLINDKVLSSGKVLSEADIERAVKKELGG, from the coding sequence ATGGTCACCATAAAGATAATCGGACCCACACCTCCATGCTCCAAGTGTAAAGAAGTAGAAAAGCGGGCCAAAAAGGTAGCGCAGAAGTACGAGGGAAAGATTGAGGTGCTGAAACTGGACGCCGTATCGCCCGAGGGCAGGAAGTATGGGGCGCTGATAACTCCGGCGGTGCTGATTAACGACAAGGTGCTGTCCTCGGGCAAGGTATTGTCCGAGGCGGACATCGAGCGGGCCGTAAAAAAGGAACTGGGGGGCTAA